The Hymenobacter baengnokdamensis genome includes a region encoding these proteins:
- the rpsT gene encoding 30S ribosomal protein S20: MANHKSAIKRIRSNEAKRVLNRYQHKSTRTAIKKLRDLTDKTAAQELLKKVSSMLDRLAKKNIIHKNKAANNKSKLTKLVNAL; encoded by the coding sequence ATGGCAAACCACAAGTCGGCTATTAAGCGCATCCGCAGCAACGAGGCGAAGCGTGTACTAAACCGCTACCAGCACAAGTCTACTCGTACGGCTATCAAAAAGCTGCGCGACCTCACCGATAAAACGGCCGCTCAGGAGCTGCTGAAGAAAGTATCGTCGATGCTGGACCGCCTGGCCAAGAAGAACATCATTCACAAGAATAAAGCTGCTAACAACAAGAGCAAGCTGACAAAGCTCGTCAACGCGCTTTAG
- a CDS encoding serine O-acetyltransferase — translation MSAAALETFAEQLARAHAAVPTALPGPAFCALAEQVLAVLFPERAARPLAGPDAVAATLYHLRAALAELLAQVPGLPAAPGTLASACFEGLPALREALLRDAEATLAADPAAQSIAEILTTYPGFYATALHRLAHALHQRGVPRLPRLLSEYAHQRTGIDIHPGARIGGAFCIDHGTGIVIGETAEIGAHVQIYQGVTLGALSVAKTLQGLKRHPTIEDHVVIYANATILGGNTVIGPHSIIGGNVWLTESVPSHSRVYHRAQLHMARQDDPAGELIFSI, via the coding sequence GTGTCTGCCGCTGCCCTCGAAACGTTTGCTGAGCAATTGGCACGGGCACACGCGGCCGTGCCCACGGCCCTGCCAGGGCCGGCCTTTTGTGCATTAGCCGAGCAGGTGCTGGCGGTGCTTTTTCCGGAGCGGGCCGCCCGGCCCCTGGCCGGCCCCGATGCCGTTGCGGCTACGCTCTACCACTTGCGGGCCGCGCTGGCCGAGCTGCTGGCGCAGGTGCCCGGCCTGCCGGCTGCCCCCGGCACGCTTGCCAGTGCCTGCTTTGAGGGGCTGCCAGCCCTGCGGGAGGCCCTGTTGCGCGATGCCGAAGCTACCCTCGCCGCCGACCCCGCCGCCCAGAGTATTGCCGAGATTCTGACTACCTACCCTGGCTTTTATGCTACCGCCCTGCACCGGCTGGCGCACGCGCTGCACCAGCGCGGCGTGCCGCGCCTGCCGCGCCTGCTGAGCGAGTATGCGCACCAGCGCACGGGCATCGACATCCATCCGGGGGCGCGCATTGGGGGCGCATTCTGCATCGACCACGGTACGGGCATCGTAATTGGCGAAACAGCCGAGATTGGCGCGCACGTGCAGATTTATCAGGGCGTTACGCTAGGAGCACTCAGCGTAGCCAAGACTCTGCAGGGCCTCAAGCGGCACCCGACCATTGAAGACCATGTGGTGATATATGCGAACGCCACGATATTAGGGGGCAATACCGTTATTGGTCCGCACAGTATTATTGGCGGCAACGTGTGGCTGACCGAGAGTGTGCCCTCGCACTCGCGGGTGTACCACCGGGCGCAGCTCCACATGGCCCGGCAAGACGACCCGGCCGGCGAGCTGATATTTTCGATTTAA
- a CDS encoding GNAT family N-acetyltransferase, with protein MTPFPQLHSPRLLLRAFAPADVPRLVALAGNYEVAKNTLNIPHPYLAEDGRRWVQLTQENYAQQTGYAFAIELRATGELIGGIGLTVERRFDRAEAGYWLGQPYWGQGLASEALAVLLRFSFEELQLNKLYATHISGNPASGRVMLKNGMVKEGELVQHTKRDGQYHDLWQYRMTKAEYARQTRPLAALMKL; from the coding sequence ATGACGCCCTTTCCCCAGCTCCATTCACCGCGCCTGTTGCTGCGGGCTTTTGCCCCGGCCGATGTGCCGCGTCTCGTAGCGCTGGCTGGTAATTACGAAGTAGCGAAAAATACCCTCAATATCCCGCATCCTTACCTGGCGGAAGACGGCCGCCGCTGGGTACAACTCACCCAGGAAAACTACGCGCAGCAAACCGGCTACGCCTTTGCCATCGAGCTGCGGGCTACCGGCGAGCTTATTGGCGGCATCGGCCTCACCGTCGAGCGGCGTTTCGACCGCGCTGAGGCGGGCTACTGGCTGGGCCAGCCCTATTGGGGCCAGGGGCTGGCCAGCGAGGCGCTGGCAGTGCTACTGCGCTTTAGCTTCGAAGAGTTGCAGCTAAATAAACTATACGCTACCCATATTAGCGGCAACCCCGCTTCGGGCCGGGTAATGCTGAAAAATGGAATGGTGAAGGAAGGCGAATTGGTGCAGCATACCAAGCGCGATGGTCAGTACCACGACCTCTGGCAGTACCGCATGACGAAGGCGGAGTATGCCAGGCAAACCCGCCCCCTGGCCGCGCTCATGAAGCTATAA
- a CDS encoding cupin domain-containing protein, which produces MSTTNHPTSSTTAPDGSQHLAAGQHVALRLWENEEPGAPKPLSSKPYETVGYVLKGRAELHLEGQVTTLEAGSSYLVPQGASHTYKILETFSALEATSPPAR; this is translated from the coding sequence ATGTCTACTACCAACCACCCCACTTCCTCAACAACCGCTCCCGATGGCTCCCAGCACCTGGCCGCCGGCCAGCACGTGGCCCTGCGCCTGTGGGAAAACGAAGAGCCCGGCGCGCCCAAGCCGCTTAGCAGCAAGCCCTACGAAACGGTAGGCTACGTGCTGAAAGGCCGCGCCGAGCTGCACCTCGAAGGCCAGGTAACTACTCTGGAAGCCGGCTCCTCCTACCTCGTGCCCCAGGGTGCGTCGCACACCTACAAAATTCTGGAAACATTCTCGGCGCTGGAAGCTACGTCGCCTCCTGCCAGGTAA
- the prmA gene encoding 50S ribosomal protein L11 methyltransferase, whose translation MDFIELTVQAPRELADMLVAELGEVGFDTFEDNDAGFCAYTTEEAFDRDAVAEIMSRYEGIGELAYSDRVITRQNWNAEWEKNFQPLIIAERVSVRAPFHAKPEGLAYDIEIMPRMSFGTGHHETTALMIENQLDIDHQGKRVLDMGCGTGILAIMAEKLGARQVLAVDVEPWTVENARDNAAENQCHTIECRLGGVETLADEAPFDLILANINRNVLLEDMHEYARLLPVGKPILFSGFYEEDLPKITAEATRQGLRYERHRTLRSWVSAIFTKL comes from the coding sequence ATGGATTTTATTGAACTGACCGTGCAGGCTCCCCGCGAGCTGGCCGATATGCTGGTAGCCGAGCTGGGCGAAGTAGGCTTCGACACGTTTGAGGATAACGACGCCGGCTTTTGTGCCTACACTACCGAAGAAGCATTTGACCGCGACGCCGTAGCCGAGATTATGAGCCGCTACGAAGGCATTGGTGAGCTGGCTTATTCCGACCGCGTGATTACCCGCCAGAACTGGAATGCCGAATGGGAAAAGAATTTTCAGCCGCTCATCATTGCTGAGCGGGTATCGGTGCGGGCGCCGTTTCATGCCAAGCCCGAGGGGCTGGCCTACGATATTGAGATAATGCCGCGCATGTCGTTTGGCACCGGCCACCACGAAACCACGGCGCTGATGATTGAGAATCAGCTTGATATAGACCACCAGGGCAAGCGCGTGCTGGATATGGGCTGCGGCACCGGCATACTGGCCATTATGGCCGAGAAGCTGGGCGCGCGCCAGGTGCTGGCCGTAGATGTAGAGCCCTGGACCGTGGAAAACGCCCGCGACAATGCCGCCGAAAACCAGTGCCATACCATCGAGTGCCGCCTGGGCGGCGTCGAAACCCTGGCCGATGAAGCGCCTTTCGACCTCATTCTGGCCAATATCAACCGCAACGTATTGCTGGAGGATATGCACGAGTATGCGCGCTTACTGCCGGTTGGGAAACCAATTTTGTTCAGCGGGTTTTACGAGGAAGATTTACCTAAAATAACGGCCGAGGCTACCCGCCAGGGGCTGCGCTACGAGCGGCACCGCACGCTACGTAGCTGGGTATCGGCTATTTTCACCAAATTGTAA
- the plsY gene encoding glycerol-3-phosphate 1-O-acyltransferase PlsY: MLYIILALLAAYLLGSIPTALWVGRAFFNLADIREHGSGNAGATNTFRVLGKKAGTFVLLVDAFKGFAAAYFLPNLLLGQELIAPENLFYYRLACGVLAVVGHIYPVLAGFRGGKGVATILGMMLAIAPATVGVALLVFLAVLGATRYVSLSSMTAGVAFALLQLLPAFRPANPLQVWFGFLLAAMLIYTHRANIGRLRAGTESRVPLWGKK; the protein is encoded by the coding sequence ATGCTCTACATTATTCTGGCGCTGCTAGCGGCCTACCTGCTTGGTTCCATCCCGACGGCCCTGTGGGTGGGGCGGGCGTTTTTTAACCTTGCCGATATCCGCGAGCACGGCTCCGGCAATGCCGGAGCCACCAATACCTTTCGGGTACTAGGCAAGAAAGCAGGCACGTTTGTGCTGCTGGTTGACGCGTTTAAGGGCTTTGCGGCCGCGTACTTCCTGCCCAATCTTCTGCTGGGCCAGGAGCTTATTGCGCCCGAGAACCTATTTTACTACCGACTGGCCTGCGGCGTGCTAGCAGTAGTAGGCCACATCTATCCAGTGCTGGCAGGCTTTCGGGGGGGCAAGGGCGTGGCCACTATCCTGGGGATGATGCTGGCTATTGCACCCGCCACGGTAGGGGTGGCGCTCCTCGTGTTTCTGGCGGTGCTGGGCGCTACGCGCTACGTATCGCTGAGCAGCATGACGGCCGGCGTGGCTTTCGCCTTGTTGCAGTTGCTGCCTGCCTTCCGGCCCGCCAATCCGCTGCAAGTGTGGTTCGGCTTTTTGCTAGCGGCTATGCTCATCTATACCCATCGAGCCAATATCGGCCGCCTGCGGGCTGGTACCGAAAGCCGGGTGCCGCTGTGGGGCAAAAAGTAG
- a CDS encoding IPExxxVDY family protein, whose translation MKMLTLEAEYDCDFALFGLVSSTRDYTLAWSLNRQLRLRLVRQPDFILNLVQQGALAFSYYLYATEVLTLRLLRNRAAQPSTLQKPFLAPDIREYDYLLQVQGGVDEWAGTELLDRLTAVPAVQYASEFAPAELKYKENLIF comes from the coding sequence ATGAAAATGCTAACCCTGGAGGCTGAGTACGACTGTGACTTCGCGCTGTTTGGCCTGGTTTCCAGCACCCGTGACTACACGCTGGCCTGGAGCCTGAACCGGCAGCTGCGTCTGCGCCTGGTGCGGCAGCCCGATTTCATTCTCAACCTGGTACAGCAGGGCGCTCTGGCATTCAGCTACTATCTCTACGCTACGGAGGTGCTTACCTTGCGGCTGTTGCGCAACCGCGCCGCCCAGCCGTCCACGCTGCAAAAGCCCTTTCTGGCCCCCGATATCCGGGAGTACGACTATCTGCTGCAGGTGCAGGGCGGGGTGGATGAGTGGGCCGGCACTGAGCTGCTCGACCGGCTGACGGCCGTGCCCGCCGTGCAGTACGCCAGCGAGTTTGCGCCTGCTGAATTGAAGTACAAAGAAAATCTGATTTTTTAA
- the pyk gene encoding pyruvate kinase → MEPSTVSFNKTKIVATVGPASNTYERLGMLIREGVDVFRLNFSHGAHEEHLSVINTVRRLNKDLRTNVGLLQDLQGPKIRLGEVEGGGVEIKRGDKIKLVCGEKEISTATRLSTIYLGLARDVKPGDMILIDDGKIELKVLATDRDHEVDVEVVYGGLVKPRKGINLPDSEVSAPSMTEKDIEDLKFGLDNDVDWIALSFARKADDIRFIKKLIAEAGKTTRVVAKIETPDGLRNIDEIIALTDAVMVARGDLGVEVKMEEVPMAQKMIIEKCNRAGKPVIVATQMMESMITAPRPTRAETSDVANAVMDGADAVMLSAETAVGAYPAEVIRSMVATILSVETRSPKLFHKWWPVDSAASTFMVDSILSASCHLAKNTSAKAITGMTHQGYTAFQLAKYRPKADIFIFTDNRPLLTALSLVWGVRCFYYDRFNSTDSTIADIRYVLTTTGHLKAGDVFINTGTMPITERGRANMVKVSVA, encoded by the coding sequence ATGGAACCTTCCACCGTTTCCTTTAATAAAACCAAGATTGTGGCCACCGTGGGCCCGGCATCCAATACCTACGAGCGCCTGGGTATGCTTATCCGCGAGGGCGTTGATGTGTTTCGGCTCAACTTCTCGCACGGTGCCCACGAAGAGCACCTGTCGGTTATCAATACCGTGCGGCGCCTCAACAAAGACCTGCGTACCAACGTGGGCCTGCTGCAAGACCTGCAAGGGCCGAAAATCCGGCTGGGTGAGGTAGAAGGGGGCGGGGTAGAAATCAAGCGCGGCGATAAGATAAAGCTGGTGTGCGGCGAAAAAGAAATCAGCACGGCCACGCGCCTGAGCACCATTTACCTGGGCCTGGCCCGCGACGTGAAGCCGGGCGATATGATTCTTATCGATGATGGCAAGATTGAGCTGAAAGTGCTCGCCACCGACCGCGACCACGAGGTAGATGTGGAAGTGGTGTACGGCGGCCTGGTAAAGCCCCGCAAGGGTATCAACCTGCCCGACTCGGAGGTTTCGGCCCCGAGCATGACAGAGAAAGATATTGAGGACCTGAAATTTGGCCTTGATAACGACGTAGACTGGATTGCCCTGAGCTTTGCCCGCAAAGCTGATGATATTCGCTTTATCAAAAAGCTGATTGCTGAAGCCGGTAAAACTACCCGCGTAGTTGCCAAAATCGAGACGCCCGACGGCCTGCGCAATATTGATGAGATTATTGCCCTGACCGACGCCGTAATGGTAGCCCGCGGCGACCTCGGCGTGGAGGTGAAGATGGAGGAGGTGCCGATGGCTCAGAAGATGATTATCGAGAAGTGCAACCGGGCCGGCAAGCCCGTTATCGTCGCCACCCAGATGATGGAGAGCATGATAACTGCCCCGCGCCCCACCCGCGCCGAAACCAGCGACGTCGCCAACGCCGTGATGGACGGGGCCGATGCCGTAATGCTCTCGGCCGAAACGGCCGTGGGGGCATACCCCGCCGAGGTTATCCGCTCGATGGTAGCTACTATTCTGAGCGTGGAAACGCGTAGCCCCAAGCTTTTCCATAAGTGGTGGCCCGTCGATTCGGCCGCTTCCACCTTTATGGTCGATAGTATTCTGTCGGCTTCCTGCCACCTGGCGAAGAATACCAGTGCTAAAGCCATTACTGGTATGACGCACCAGGGCTACACCGCCTTCCAACTGGCCAAGTATCGCCCCAAAGCCGATATTTTCATCTTCACCGACAACCGGCCGCTGCTGACTGCGCTGAGCCTGGTGTGGGGCGTGCGCTGCTTCTATTACGACCGCTTTAACAGCACCGACAGCACTATCGCCGACATTCGCTACGTGCTTACTACTACCGGCCACCTGAAGGCCGGCGATGTATTCATCAATACCGGCACCATGCCCATCACCGAGCGGGGCCGCGCCAACATGGTAAAGGTGAGCGTCGCGTAG
- a CDS encoding YheT family hydrolase: MPLLTTSDYRPAMFLANGHLQTIAASTLRRVPEVRYQRERLELPDGDFVDLDWSLAGSVPAGRLGIISHGLEGDSNRPYVRGMARALNQVGFDALAWNYRGCGGETNRLLRAYHLGDTDDLAEVIRHASEQKHYAEIFLTGFSAGGNVTLKYLGENAARVPAQVRRAAVFSVPTDLKASSVHISRWQNQVYLRRFMNSLREKIRAKDARLPGQLDLSELNKLRDFPQFDERFTAPLHGFASADDYYEQAASGRYLSGIRVPTLLVNALNDPFLPSSCFPREAAAASQFLYLETPTVGGHVGFNEGGPAGTYYSERRAVDFFTRAEPG, translated from the coding sequence ATGCCGTTGCTTACTACTTCTGACTATCGCCCGGCTATGTTTCTGGCCAATGGGCACCTGCAAACTATTGCGGCCAGCACCCTGCGCCGGGTGCCGGAGGTGCGCTACCAGCGCGAGCGACTGGAACTGCCCGACGGAGATTTTGTGGACCTCGACTGGTCGCTGGCGGGCTCCGTGCCGGCTGGCCGGCTGGGTATCATCTCGCACGGGCTGGAAGGCGATAGCAACCGGCCCTACGTGCGCGGCATGGCCCGCGCCCTCAACCAGGTGGGCTTTGATGCGCTGGCCTGGAACTACCGCGGCTGCGGCGGCGAAACCAACCGCCTGCTGCGGGCCTACCACCTGGGCGATACCGACGACCTGGCCGAGGTTATCCGGCATGCAAGTGAACAAAAGCATTACGCTGAAATATTTCTGACCGGGTTTTCGGCTGGTGGCAACGTTACTCTTAAGTACTTGGGCGAGAACGCCGCGCGGGTGCCGGCTCAGGTGCGTCGGGCGGCCGTATTCTCAGTGCCTACCGACCTGAAGGCCAGCTCGGTGCATATCAGCCGCTGGCAAAACCAGGTGTACCTGCGGCGATTTATGAACTCGCTGCGTGAGAAGATTCGGGCAAAGGATGCCCGGCTACCGGGCCAGCTCGACTTGTCGGAGCTAAATAAGCTGCGCGATTTTCCGCAGTTCGACGAGCGCTTTACAGCCCCGCTGCACGGGTTTGCCTCGGCCGATGACTATTACGAGCAAGCAGCCTCGGGGCGCTATTTGAGTGGCATTCGCGTGCCTACTCTTTTGGTTAACGCGCTGAATGACCCGTTTTTACCCTCCAGCTGCTTCCCGCGGGAGGCGGCCGCTGCCAGCCAGTTTCTCTACCTCGAAACGCCAACCGTGGGCGGACATGTAGGCTTTAACGAAGGCGGCCCGGCCGGCACTTATTATTCGGAGCGCCGGGCAGTAGATTTTTTTACCCGCGCTGAGCCCGGATAG
- a CDS encoding CoA-acylating methylmalonate-semialdehyde dehydrogenase, translating into METQALKYPAIRNYVAGQPIDTPAAALLDVFSPLSGAVISAMPLSTAADLDAAVKAAQAAFPAWSAMPIKERVQIFYRYKTLLERDMTALADLVREENGKTFDEARAEVEKAVELTEFACSLPQLVQGEFLEVSKGVEARAERKPLGVVASIAPFNFPNMVPHWTIPNALVLGNCLVLKPSEKVPLSAVKIAELLKEAGLPDGVLNVVNGDKTIVEAICDHPDIQAVSFVGSTPIAKVVYIRATSNLKRCVALGGAKNHLLVLPDAHPEMTASNVAASMSGCAGQRCMAGSTMVGVGNVDHIVNKLVEEARKIVPGQNLGSVISREAKERIERYITEAEAAGAKVLLDGRGAVVPGHEDGYYVGPTVIDYVTPDMAIAQEEVFGPVLAILRTKTLDEALAIENANPYGNAAAVFTQSGSLARYVMDHASAGMIGVNIGVPVPREPFSFGGWNESKFGACDITGKSSIEFWTQLKKTTTKWNPESRVNWMS; encoded by the coding sequence ATGGAGACGCAAGCGTTGAAGTACCCCGCCATTCGCAACTACGTCGCGGGCCAGCCCATCGACACGCCGGCCGCCGCTTTGCTCGATGTATTCAGCCCGTTGAGCGGAGCCGTTATCTCGGCTATGCCGTTGAGCACGGCCGCCGACCTCGATGCGGCAGTCAAGGCCGCGCAGGCTGCCTTTCCGGCCTGGTCGGCCATGCCGATAAAGGAGCGGGTGCAGATATTTTATCGCTATAAAACGCTGCTGGAGCGCGACATGACGGCTCTGGCCGACCTCGTGCGCGAGGAAAACGGCAAGACCTTCGACGAGGCCCGCGCCGAAGTCGAAAAGGCGGTGGAGCTAACCGAGTTTGCCTGCTCGCTGCCGCAACTCGTGCAGGGCGAGTTTCTGGAAGTGAGCAAGGGCGTGGAAGCCCGCGCCGAGCGCAAGCCGCTGGGCGTGGTGGCCAGCATCGCCCCCTTCAACTTTCCCAACATGGTGCCGCACTGGACCATCCCGAACGCCTTGGTGCTCGGCAACTGCCTGGTGCTCAAACCCTCCGAGAAAGTGCCGCTGAGCGCCGTGAAAATCGCCGAGCTATTGAAAGAAGCCGGTCTGCCCGACGGCGTGCTGAACGTGGTGAACGGCGATAAAACCATCGTGGAAGCAATATGCGACCACCCCGATATTCAGGCGGTGTCGTTTGTGGGTTCCACCCCCATTGCCAAGGTCGTCTACATCCGCGCCACCTCCAACCTGAAGCGCTGCGTGGCGCTGGGCGGCGCCAAAAATCACCTGCTGGTATTGCCCGATGCCCACCCCGAAATGACGGCTTCCAACGTGGCGGCCAGTATGTCGGGCTGCGCGGGGCAGCGCTGCATGGCCGGCTCTACCATGGTGGGTGTGGGCAACGTGGACCACATTGTAAATAAACTAGTAGAAGAAGCCCGCAAGATTGTACCCGGCCAGAACCTCGGCTCGGTCATCAGCCGCGAGGCCAAGGAGCGCATTGAGCGCTACATCACGGAGGCCGAAGCGGCCGGCGCCAAGGTGCTGCTCGACGGCCGCGGTGCCGTGGTGCCCGGCCACGAAGACGGCTACTACGTGGGACCCACCGTCATCGATTACGTGACACCCGACATGGCCATTGCCCAGGAGGAAGTGTTCGGCCCGGTGCTGGCCATCCTGCGCACCAAGACGCTGGATGAGGCCCTGGCTATCGAAAATGCCAACCCCTACGGCAACGCCGCTGCCGTTTTCACCCAAAGCGGCAGCCTCGCCCGCTATGTAATGGACCACGCCAGCGCCGGCATGATTGGCGTGAACATCGGCGTGCCCGTGCCCCGCGAACCCTTCTCCTTCGGCGGCTGGAACGAGTCGAAATTCGGCGCCTGCGACATCACCGGCAAAAGCTCGATTGAGTTCTGGACGCAGCTGAAGAAGACGACCACCAAGTGGAATCCCGAGTCGCGGGTAAACTGGATGAGCTAA
- a CDS encoding acyl carrier protein has product MSEIAEKVKAIIIDKLGVEASEVTPEASFTNDLGADSLDTVELIMEFEKEFNVSIPDDQAENIQTVGQAVSYLEEHAK; this is encoded by the coding sequence ATGTCTGAAATCGCCGAAAAAGTAAAAGCCATCATTATCGACAAGCTGGGCGTTGAAGCCTCGGAAGTAACTCCGGAAGCCAGCTTCACCAACGACCTGGGTGCCGACTCGCTCGACACCGTGGAGCTGATTATGGAATTCGAGAAAGAATTCAACGTGAGCATTCCCGATGACCAGGCTGAGAACATCCAGACCGTGGGCCAGGCAGTAAGCTACCTCGAAGAGCACGCCAAGTAG
- the tpiA gene encoding triose-phosphate isomerase, with product MRQNFVAGNWKMNLTLPEAQALTSEIVQMLHDEPTSVPAPQVVLCPPFPLLLAVGRLLGESGNPALGAQNFHEKESGAYTGEVSARQLHSVGCQYVILGHSERRQHFREDDALLAQKLKTALAAGLKPIFCVGESLETREANETFDFIGQQLAAGLFHSSKEELSQVVIAYEPIWAIGTGRTASSQQAQEVHAFIRGQVAAAYDAQVAADTTILYGGSCNAQNARELFSQPDVDGGLIGGASLKSRDFVEIIKSF from the coding sequence ATGCGCCAGAACTTCGTTGCCGGCAACTGGAAAATGAACCTCACCCTGCCCGAAGCGCAGGCTCTGACTTCCGAAATCGTACAAATGCTGCACGATGAGCCGACCAGCGTGCCGGCCCCCCAGGTGGTGCTCTGCCCGCCGTTTCCGCTGCTACTGGCCGTGGGCCGCCTGCTGGGCGAAAGCGGCAACCCCGCGCTGGGGGCCCAGAACTTTCACGAGAAGGAGAGCGGTGCTTATACCGGAGAGGTGTCGGCCCGGCAGCTGCACTCGGTGGGCTGCCAGTACGTTATCCTGGGTCACTCAGAGCGCCGCCAGCATTTTCGCGAAGATGATGCCCTGCTGGCCCAGAAGCTGAAAACTGCCCTGGCGGCCGGCCTCAAGCCCATTTTTTGCGTGGGCGAAAGCCTCGAAACCCGGGAGGCCAACGAAACTTTCGACTTTATCGGCCAGCAGCTGGCGGCCGGCCTGTTTCATAGCAGCAAAGAGGAGCTGAGCCAGGTAGTAATTGCCTACGAGCCCATCTGGGCCATTGGCACGGGCCGCACGGCCAGCAGCCAGCAGGCCCAGGAGGTGCACGCTTTCATCCGGGGGCAGGTAGCGGCCGCCTACGATGCCCAGGTGGCAGCCGATACCACTATTTTATACGGCGGCTCGTGCAACGCTCAGAACGCCCGCGAGCTCTTCAGTCAGCCCGACGTCGATGGCGGCCTCATCGGCGGCGCCTCGCTCAAGTCGCGCGACTTCGTCGAGATTATCAAATCGTTCTAG
- the cysK gene encoding cysteine synthase A, with the protein MKANSILDVIGNTPLVKLNKLFAAERPDVEVWVKLERQNPGGSIKDRIALSMIEQAEKDGILTKDSLIVEPTSGNTGVGLAMVAAVKGYKLTLVMPESMSIERRRLMSAYGAQLELTPREGGMKAAIAKAQEIVAGTPGAWMPMQFSNPANIRIHAETTAQEILRDMPGGFDFHITGVGTGGHITGVTEALKPLFPNMKTFAVEPELSAVISGGAPGPHPIQGLAAGFIPENLHTAILDGTIQISRDEAFEMTRRAAKEEGILCGISSGASLAAVAKKLSEVPQGGKVLTFCYDTGERYLSVEGLFV; encoded by the coding sequence ATGAAAGCTAATTCCATCCTCGACGTCATCGGCAACACGCCGCTGGTCAAACTCAACAAGCTATTCGCCGCCGAGCGCCCCGATGTGGAGGTGTGGGTGAAGCTGGAACGCCAGAACCCCGGCGGCTCCATCAAAGACCGCATCGCGCTGAGCATGATTGAGCAGGCCGAAAAAGACGGTATCCTCACCAAAGACAGCCTTATCGTGGAGCCCACCTCCGGCAATACGGGCGTGGGCCTGGCCATGGTTGCTGCCGTGAAAGGCTACAAGCTTACCCTGGTAATGCCCGAAAGCATGAGCATCGAGCGGCGCCGCCTGATGTCGGCCTACGGCGCGCAGCTGGAGCTGACCCCGCGCGAAGGCGGCATGAAGGCCGCCATTGCCAAGGCCCAGGAAATAGTAGCCGGCACGCCCGGCGCCTGGATGCCGATGCAGTTCTCGAACCCGGCCAACATCCGGATTCATGCCGAAACCACGGCCCAGGAAATTTTGCGCGACATGCCCGGCGGTTTCGACTTCCACATCACCGGCGTGGGTACCGGCGGCCACATCACGGGCGTAACCGAGGCGCTTAAGCCGCTGTTCCCCAACATGAAAACCTTTGCGGTTGAGCCCGAGCTGTCGGCCGTTATCAGCGGCGGCGCGCCGGGGCCGCACCCCATTCAGGGCCTGGCAGCGGGCTTTATTCCCGAAAACCTGCACACGGCCATTCTCGACGGTACCATTCAGATAAGCCGCGACGAAGCGTTTGAGATGACGCGCCGGGCCGCGAAGGAGGAGGGCATTCTGTGCGGCATCTCGTCGGGGGCGTCGCTGGCGGCGGTGGCCAAAAAGCTGAGCGAAGTGCCCCAGGGCGGCAAGGTGCTTACCTTCTGCTACGACACCGGCGAGCGGTACTTGTCGGTCGAAGGGTTGTTTGTGTAG